Proteins from a single region of Chloroherpeton thalassium ATCC 35110:
- a CDS encoding sirohydrochlorin chelatase: protein MSDKGWLICGHGSRLEAGAQAFLRFADDLKKRNPQVAVEAGFLELSEPTYEEAIGKMYKNGVREIFAQPILLFTGVHLQHDMPAMMHEFEEKFSGLKIHLGSFIGATDEIIDLAVKRIEAACPDLDEAAKKETALLSIPVGASVPEANGDAAKLSRLIWEKSGFGFGAYGFVSRMTSPSVSEMLSFMDNLSHKRIVANPLMFFPGVYSQRIDEAVKAFQAESDKEIIITEPLESDGLLCETVEKAIAKVVSGEVDLMKTFDPEAHSHHEHHHHHHGHGHGHHHHHGHGGGGHGHGHRH, encoded by the coding sequence ATGAGCGATAAAGGATGGTTGATTTGCGGACATGGTTCGCGCCTTGAAGCCGGTGCGCAAGCGTTTTTGCGCTTCGCCGATGACCTCAAAAAGCGTAACCCGCAAGTGGCTGTGGAAGCCGGATTTTTAGAGCTTTCCGAGCCGACGTATGAAGAAGCAATCGGCAAAATGTATAAAAACGGCGTGCGTGAAATTTTCGCCCAACCGATTTTGCTTTTCACCGGCGTACATCTTCAACACGACATGCCAGCCATGATGCACGAGTTTGAAGAAAAGTTTTCGGGGCTGAAAATCCACTTAGGCAGCTTCATCGGCGCGACGGACGAAATTATCGATTTAGCCGTCAAGCGCATCGAGGCCGCGTGTCCCGACCTTGACGAGGCCGCGAAAAAAGAAACGGCGCTGCTCTCGATTCCCGTCGGCGCATCCGTCCCTGAAGCCAACGGTGATGCGGCCAAGCTCAGCCGATTGATTTGGGAAAAATCCGGCTTCGGGTTCGGCGCGTATGGCTTCGTCAGTCGCATGACGTCGCCGTCGGTTTCGGAGATGCTGTCTTTCATGGACAACTTGTCGCACAAGCGCATTGTAGCCAATCCGCTGATGTTTTTCCCGGGCGTGTATTCGCAAAGAATCGATGAGGCGGTGAAAGCTTTCCAAGCTGAATCGGACAAGGAAATCATCATCACCGAGCCGCTCGAATCGGACGGCCTGCTTTGCGAAACGGTAGAAAAAGCCATTGCGAAAGTTGTGTCGGGCGAGGTGGACTTGATGAAAACCTTCGATCCCGAAGCGCACTCGCACCACGAACATCACCATCATCATCACGGACATGGTCATGGTCACCATCATCATCATGGACACGGTGGTGGCGGGCATGGTCATGGACATCGGCATTGA
- the cobA gene encoding uroporphyrinogen-III C-methyltransferase — translation MVKGKVSIVGAGPGDPELLTLKAHRRLKEAEVVLHDSLISQGIMDFIPESATKIYVGKRLGDKQDQSVRQNEINRLLVSHALEGKRCVRLKSGDPFIFGRGVEEVRALLKHNIDVEVIPGISAGIAAANLCHIPITERYKSSSVLFCTGHTAEYTLEHLEAVALLMKAGTPLVLYMGLKNLEHVAAKLISVGVPCETPVCAVSRVSYPDQEMICGTLETIAQTLAQTDLKTPAIFLMGKHAQPTEVLLSQTIQNGLTNER, via the coding sequence ATGGTTAAAGGAAAAGTTTCGATTGTGGGCGCAGGGCCGGGCGACCCCGAACTCTTGACGCTCAAGGCGCATCGTCGGCTCAAAGAGGCCGAAGTCGTTTTGCACGATTCTTTGATTTCGCAAGGCATTATGGATTTCATTCCCGAGTCGGCGACGAAAATTTATGTCGGCAAGCGGCTCGGAGACAAGCAAGATCAGAGCGTTCGCCAAAACGAAATCAATCGCCTGCTTGTCTCGCACGCGCTCGAAGGCAAGCGATGCGTGCGGCTTAAATCGGGCGACCCGTTCATTTTTGGGCGCGGCGTCGAGGAGGTGCGGGCGCTTTTGAAGCACAATATCGATGTGGAGGTTATTCCGGGCATTTCGGCAGGAATTGCGGCGGCGAACCTTTGCCACATCCCGATTACCGAGCGTTACAAAAGCTCGTCGGTGCTTTTCTGCACGGGCCACACGGCGGAATATACGCTGGAACATCTCGAGGCCGTCGCGCTTTTGATGAAAGCCGGTACGCCGCTCGTGCTTTACATGGGACTGAAAAATCTTGAACATGTGGCCGCAAAACTTATCTCCGTCGGTGTTCCGTGCGAGACGCCGGTTTGTGCCGTCTCGCGCGTGTCTTATCCCGACCAAGAGATGATTTGTGGCACGCTGGAAACGATTGCTCAAACGCTCGCCCAAACAGACCTTAAAACGCCGGCAATCTTTCTCATGGGAAAACATGCCCAGCCGACCGAAGTTTTACTTTCTCAAACAATTCAAAACGGACTTACAAATGAGCGATAA
- a CDS encoding energy-coupling factor ABC transporter substrate-binding protein, producing the protein MTNMTDSSPKQNKAFGYIAIVALIVALTLFPLYFNKEADFEGADGKARDFITEIQPNYEPWFEPLWEPPSGEIESLIFGLQAAIGAGVIGYGLCYLRCRKENG; encoded by the coding sequence ATGACGAACATGACCGACTCATCACCAAAGCAAAACAAAGCATTTGGATATATAGCCATTGTTGCGCTTATCGTCGCGCTCACGCTTTTCCCGCTTTACTTCAACAAGGAGGCCGATTTTGAGGGTGCGGACGGCAAGGCAAGAGATTTTATCACGGAGATTCAGCCGAATTACGAACCTTGGTTTGAGCCACTTTGGGAGCCGCCAAGCGGGGAAATTGAAAGCTTGATTTTCGGCTTGCAAGCGGCCATCGGGGCGGGCGTCATTGGCTACGGCCTTTGCTACCTGCGCTGCCGGAAGGAAAACGGGTGA
- the cbiQ gene encoding cobalt ECF transporter T component CbiQ → MFNLDNQAYLSRLREIDPMQKMLFALPALAICLWASKPAISLVVLGVMAVGSVQIGKTSVRIFLKLMLVPIAFLFIGTAAIAVTVATSQKTFIASIMLYRGVHVGISEIGLSKAVEVFFKALGAVSCLYFLALSTPMIDLLNALRKLRVPKLLCELMSLIYRFTFLFLETAEIISTAQNARLGNATLKSRFRSFGTLVSRLFVRAYSASEALYTGLEARGYQGDLRTVSHEYRTPWQGYAISLVTHTLLIALTVGLNVAEGGR, encoded by the coding sequence ATGTTCAATTTAGATAACCAAGCTTACCTTTCACGGTTGCGCGAAATCGATCCGATGCAAAAAATGCTGTTTGCGCTGCCGGCCTTGGCGATTTGCCTGTGGGCGAGCAAGCCCGCGATTTCGCTCGTCGTGCTGGGCGTAATGGCCGTCGGCAGTGTGCAAATCGGAAAAACATCCGTGCGCATTTTCCTAAAACTGATGCTCGTTCCCATCGCATTTCTGTTTATCGGGACGGCCGCTATCGCGGTCACCGTTGCGACTTCACAGAAAACATTCATCGCCTCGATTATGCTTTATCGCGGCGTTCATGTCGGCATTTCGGAAATCGGGTTAAGCAAGGCTGTGGAGGTATTTTTCAAAGCGTTGGGCGCGGTCTCGTGTCTCTATTTTCTGGCGCTCAGCACGCCGATGATTGATCTTTTAAACGCGCTCCGCAAATTGCGCGTCCCCAAGTTGCTTTGCGAATTGATGAGTTTGATTTATCGCTTCACCTTTCTTTTTCTCGAGACGGCGGAAATTATCTCGACGGCGCAAAACGCTCGGTTGGGAAATGCGACGCTCAAGAGCCGATTTCGTTCGTTCGGCACGCTCGTCTCGCGGCTGTTCGTTCGGGCGTATAGCGCGTCGGAGGCGCTTTACACCGGGCTTGAGGCGCGTGGCTATCAAGGCGATTTGCGCACGGTCTCGCACGAGTATCGGACGCCATGGCAAGGCTACGCGATTTCGCTTGTGACGCACACATTGCTTATCGCGCTGACCGTCGGGCTGAATGTCGCGGAAGGAGGCCGTTGA
- a CDS encoding TIM barrel protein, whose amino-acid sequence MNFLLNISTYSDDLELINHDWASAEKLLAETGFSGFELYPVGKDYPYQSIPTELIGGVHLRFFIMLEAIWRNDRAKLIEIFGDEETVRTFYGGTTRDAIVDCYRHQLELAHQFHVPYVVFHPVHYELDYVFNWQPPWKMESTLALSAEVLNAVLAETPYQGWVLLENLWWPENFRLDSTSEIDFLLGQIDYAKTGIVLDTGHLLNKNQSLGTEREGIEYLLNEIKSLGRHRDLIKAVHLTKSISRDYVRQTKGQTFNGEQDFWKKLSIAARHVRQIDQHNAFEDAAIAELFELISPDHVVFEFAYRSISEWKEKIALQKKALGSIFQTCITSSTPHFSSE is encoded by the coding sequence ATGAATTTTCTTTTAAACATCAGCACGTACAGCGACGATTTGGAGCTGATCAATCACGATTGGGCAAGCGCCGAAAAGCTCTTGGCGGAAACCGGATTTTCAGGATTCGAGCTTTATCCCGTCGGAAAAGATTATCCCTACCAGTCTATTCCAACGGAACTGATCGGTGGTGTGCATTTGCGCTTTTTCATCATGTTGGAAGCCATTTGGCGAAACGATCGCGCAAAGCTGATAGAGATTTTCGGCGACGAGGAAACCGTTCGCACATTTTACGGCGGCACAACCCGAGACGCCATCGTGGACTGTTATCGCCACCAACTTGAACTTGCCCATCAGTTTCATGTCCCATATGTCGTGTTTCATCCAGTGCATTACGAATTGGATTATGTGTTCAATTGGCAGCCGCCTTGGAAAATGGAATCCACGCTTGCGCTTTCGGCGGAAGTGCTGAACGCGGTGCTGGCCGAGACGCCATACCAAGGATGGGTGTTGCTGGAAAATCTTTGGTGGCCGGAAAACTTCCGCTTGGACAGCACAAGCGAGATTGATTTTCTACTCGGCCAAATTGATTATGCCAAAACCGGCATCGTGCTGGACACCGGCCATTTGCTCAACAAAAATCAATCGCTCGGAACCGAGCGAGAAGGCATCGAGTATTTACTGAACGAAATCAAATCACTCGGGCGGCATCGCGATTTAATCAAAGCGGTTCATTTGACAAAAAGCATTTCCAGAGATTATGTCCGGCAAACAAAAGGGCAAACATTCAATGGAGAACAGGATTTTTGGAAAAAGCTCTCCATTGCCGCGCGTCATGTTCGTCAAATTGACCAACACAACGCTTTTGAAGACGCCGCCATTGCAGAACTTTTCGAGCTGATTTCTCCCGACCATGTCGTTTTTGAATTTGCTTATCGGAGTATTTCAGAATGGAAGGAGAAAATCGCCTTGCAGAAGAAGGCGCTCGGAAGCATTTTTCAAACATGTATAACATCTTCGACGCCTCATTTCAGCTCAGAATGA
- the bluB gene encoding 5,6-dimethylbenzimidazole synthase has translation MPITDKERDAIYKVIFNRRDVRGEYRPDPIPDEVLERVLLAAHNAPSVGFMQPWDFVVVKNNETKQKLKAAFEQAHAEAADMFDGEKRALYQSLKLEGILEAPVGICVTCDRSRSGKVVIGRTANPEMDLYSSVCAVQNLWLAARAENLGMGWVSIIHHDELKRILNIPEHIVPVAYLCLGYVDFFHETPELEAVGWLPRLDMRSLVHYESWDNQPEDFKTE, from the coding sequence ATGCCAATCACGGATAAAGAACGCGACGCAATTTACAAGGTCATTTTCAACCGCCGCGACGTCAGAGGAGAGTACCGCCCCGACCCGATACCGGACGAAGTTCTGGAGCGCGTGCTGCTTGCCGCGCACAACGCGCCGAGCGTCGGCTTTATGCAGCCTTGGGATTTTGTCGTGGTCAAAAACAACGAGACGAAGCAAAAACTCAAAGCCGCGTTTGAACAAGCCCACGCCGAAGCCGCCGACATGTTCGATGGCGAGAAACGCGCCCTTTATCAATCCCTCAAGCTGGAAGGCATTCTGGAAGCGCCCGTCGGCATTTGCGTCACTTGCGACCGAAGCCGCAGCGGCAAGGTCGTTATCGGACGAACCGCCAACCCCGAGATGGATTTGTATAGCAGCGTTTGCGCCGTGCAAAACCTTTGGCTCGCCGCCCGCGCCGAAAATCTGGGGATGGGCTGGGTCAGCATCATTCATCACGACGAGTTGAAGCGCATTTTAAACATCCCCGAACACATCGTTCCCGTCGCTTATTTGTGTCTCGGCTATGTGGATTTTTTCCATGAAACGCCCGAGTTGGAAGCGGTCGGTTGGCTGCCGCGCCTAGACATGCGCTCGCTCGTGCATTACGAAAGCTGGGACAATCAGCCCGAAGATTTTAAAACGGAATAA
- the cobI gene encoding precorrin-2 C(20)-methyltransferase — MNNKKASHIGRITGVALGPGDPELITVKGLNRLKEADKIYFPGSVSQSGQLSSFSLEILKNYGLPPERLHGLHIPMNKNRQHAGRVYDEAFELIRDDYNAGLDVVICTEGDISFYSTFGYLLERFQAANMTVELIAGVPAFIAAGAAAQLPISLQQDKLIVLSQLESVAELNSYLASFESVVIMKLSTIRHEIVDFLERANRPFLYAERIGTPDAFFTSQIERLKGRTIPYFSLLIFSRHIKTPFQV; from the coding sequence TTGAACAACAAAAAAGCATCACATATCGGAAGAATCACGGGCGTGGCGCTCGGGCCGGGCGACCCGGAATTGATTACGGTCAAAGGCTTGAATCGACTGAAAGAGGCCGATAAAATTTACTTTCCGGGCAGCGTTTCGCAGTCGGGGCAGCTGAGCAGTTTTTCGCTTGAAATTCTCAAAAACTACGGCTTGCCGCCCGAACGCTTGCACGGCCTTCACATTCCCATGAACAAAAATCGCCAGCACGCAGGCCGCGTTTATGATGAAGCATTTGAGCTTATCCGCGATGATTACAACGCAGGGCTCGATGTGGTGATTTGCACCGAAGGCGACATCAGTTTTTACAGCACCTTCGGCTACTTGCTCGAGCGATTTCAAGCCGCAAACATGACAGTTGAATTGATTGCGGGCGTTCCGGCGTTCATTGCAGCGGGCGCGGCGGCGCAACTTCCAATTTCACTTCAACAGGATAAGCTTATCGTACTATCGCAGCTTGAAAGTGTCGCCGAGCTTAATAGCTATCTCGCGTCGTTCGAAAGCGTCGTGATTATGAAGCTTTCAACCATTCGCCACGAAATCGTTGACTTTCTGGAAAGGGCGAACCGACCGTTTCTTTATGCCGAGCGCATTGGCACACCGGACGCTTTTTTTACTTCGCAAATTGAACGACTCAAAGGTCGCACCATCCCGTATTTCTCGCTCTTAATTTTCTCTCGCCATATCAAAACACCATTTCAAGTTTAA
- a CDS encoding NAD-dependent epimerase/dehydratase family protein, producing MSKRKVSILGCGWLGQALAATLIDAGVQVRGSARTCEQARRLTALGIQGFALVLAPDLQGEHIDEFFESDTLIISLSPQRNREDTEAVFLSQISALSEAVRRSAVREAVFISSTSVYPARRQALTEADAANPDSPSGKALLAAENLLLAQTAFQTAVVRFGGLIGYDRHPLRSLRADGFRRDPNLPLNVIHRDDAVRVILEILRQGKWGEALNACCPVHPLRRDYYTKAFRLSGKPEPDFPDFPNERETAVPKIVSSRKLISSLNFKFKYPDPMALLDEPKAWSVDFLSPINHLE from the coding sequence ATGTCGAAACGCAAGGTTAGCATTTTAGGCTGCGGGTGGCTGGGACAAGCCCTCGCGGCGACCTTGATAGACGCGGGCGTTCAGGTGCGCGGTTCGGCGAGGACGTGCGAACAAGCCCGGCGGCTCACTGCACTCGGCATTCAAGGATTTGCGCTGGTGCTCGCGCCCGATTTGCAGGGTGAACACATAGATGAATTTTTTGAAAGCGATACGCTGATCATCAGTCTTTCGCCACAGAGAAATAGAGAAGACACGGAAGCTGTTTTTTTAAGCCAAATCTCGGCGCTGAGCGAAGCCGTTCGCCGTTCGGCTGTGCGTGAGGCGGTGTTCATTAGCTCCACGTCGGTGTATCCGGCGCGGCGGCAGGCGCTTACGGAAGCGGACGCAGCGAATCCTGATTCGCCGTCGGGAAAGGCGCTTTTGGCGGCGGAAAATTTGCTGCTTGCGCAAACCGCGTTTCAAACGGCGGTCGTGCGCTTCGGCGGACTTATCGGTTACGACCGCCATCCGCTTCGTTCGCTGCGAGCCGATGGCTTTAGGCGCGACCCGAATCTGCCGCTTAATGTCATTCATCGCGATGACGCCGTTCGGGTGATTTTGGAAATTCTGCGTCAAGGAAAATGGGGCGAAGCGTTGAACGCCTGTTGTCCTGTCCATCCGCTTCGGCGCGATTATTACACCAAGGCGTTCCGGCTTTCTGGCAAGCCCGAACCGGATTTTCCAGATTTTCCAAACGAGCGCGAAACGGCTGTCCCGAAAATCGTGAGCAGCCGCAAGCTCATATCGTCGCTCAATTTTAAGTTTAAGTACCCCGACCCGATGGCACTTTTGGACGAGCCGAAAGCGTGGTCGGTTGACTTTTTATCACCCATAAATCATTTGGAGTAA
- a CDS encoding ATP-binding cassette domain-containing protein: MRESTILETRHVCYRYADGTEALNDLNISIKKGSATAILGGNGAGKSTLLLTLNGILKPVSGQILRNGKPLDYSAKGLLELRKNVGMVFQSPDHQLFSASVYEDISFGPMNLGLPEKEVHERVRRIMEKTGVAPLKDKPTHWLSFGQKKRVAIAGVLVMQPEVLVLDEPTAGLDPVGTSEMMKLVKSLAEELGLTLVIATHDLDTVALYCDAGIVMSEGKAIFQGGIREMFADKEMLRGAQLRLTRIGHLMEILETKDGFEFTAPALTISQARKELNRAMRNNGKD, translated from the coding sequence ATGCGCGAGTCGACGATTTTGGAAACCCGGCATGTTTGCTATCGCTATGCCGACGGTACAGAGGCTTTAAATGACCTGAATATTTCCATTAAAAAAGGCTCGGCAACGGCAATTTTGGGCGGAAACGGCGCGGGCAAATCAACCTTGCTTTTGACGCTGAACGGAATTTTAAAACCCGTATCGGGGCAAATTTTGCGCAACGGCAAGCCGCTGGATTATTCGGCCAAAGGGCTGTTGGAACTGCGCAAAAATGTGGGCATGGTGTTTCAGTCGCCCGACCATCAACTTTTTTCGGCAAGCGTTTATGAAGACATTTCGTTCGGGCCGATGAACTTGGGCTTGCCGGAAAAGGAAGTGCATGAGCGGGTGCGGCGCATCATGGAAAAAACGGGTGTCGCGCCGCTCAAGGACAAACCGACGCATTGGCTGAGCTTCGGGCAAAAAAAGCGCGTGGCGATAGCGGGCGTGCTGGTCATGCAACCGGAGGTTTTGGTCTTGGACGAACCGACCGCCGGCTTGGACCCCGTCGGCACGAGCGAGATGATGAAGCTCGTCAAAAGCCTTGCCGAAGAGCTTGGCCTTACGCTCGTCATCGCCACGCACGACCTCGACACGGTTGCGCTGTACTGCGACGCGGGCATCGTCATGAGCGAGGGCAAAGCGATTTTTCAAGGCGGCATTCGGGAGATGTTCGCCGATAAAGAGATGCTGCGCGGCGCACAGCTTCGCTTAACCCGAATCGGCCATCTGATGGAAATCCTTGAAACAAAGGACGGCTTCGAGTTCACCGCGCCCGCGCTCACCATCTCGCAAGCCCGCAAGGAGCTAAACCGAGCGATGCGGAACAACGGGAAGGATTGA
- a CDS encoding energy-coupling factor ABC transporter permease, giving the protein MNSKYIRKIAWIILPILFLLPITDAYGMHIMEGFLPPAWSLFWWAVVLPFQVKGFFAIKKIVQQNPKLKLLLAMAGAFVFVLSALKLPSITGSCSHPTGVGLGAMLFGPSVMSILGSIVLLFQALLLAHGGLTTLGANAFSMAVVGPIVSYVVFKLVQKTIAHQGTAVFLGAALGNLLTYVTTSLQLAAAFPAEQGGMYASALKFMGIFAVTQVPLAVIEGLLTVLIFNTLVSHSQEELRELNIISTK; this is encoded by the coding sequence ATGAACTCAAAGTATATTAGAAAAATAGCTTGGATTATTTTACCTATCCTGTTTTTGCTCCCCATAACGGACGCTTACGGGATGCACATCATGGAAGGCTTTCTTCCGCCGGCGTGGAGTCTTTTTTGGTGGGCGGTGGTGCTGCCGTTTCAGGTAAAGGGATTTTTTGCCATCAAAAAAATCGTTCAGCAGAACCCAAAATTAAAGCTTTTGCTGGCGATGGCGGGCGCGTTTGTGTTTGTGCTCTCGGCGCTCAAGTTGCCGTCCATCACGGGAAGCTGCTCGCATCCGACAGGCGTCGGGCTGGGGGCGATGCTCTTCGGGCCGAGCGTGATGAGCATTTTGGGCAGTATCGTTTTGCTGTTTCAAGCCTTGCTGCTCGCACACGGCGGCCTGACAACGCTTGGCGCAAACGCCTTTTCGATGGCGGTTGTAGGTCCGATTGTCTCGTATGTGGTGTTTAAACTTGTTCAGAAAACCATCGCCCATCAAGGCACGGCGGTTTTTCTCGGCGCGGCTTTGGGGAATTTGCTTACTTATGTGACGACTTCGTTGCAGCTTGCAGCGGCATTCCCAGCCGAACAAGGTGGCATGTACGCCTCCGCCCTGAAATTCATGGGCATTTTCGCTGTTACGCAAGTCCCGCTCGCCGTTATCGAAGGGCTGCTAACCGTGCTTATTTTCAACACGCTGGTTTCGCATAGTCAAGAGGAATTACGCGAACTGAACATCATTTCAACCAAATGA
- the cobJ gene encoding precorrin-3B C(17)-methyltransferase: protein MSGKITVVGLGPGHENLLTGEVRHAIENASAIVGYRYYFELIEHLIPADALRISNGMKQETARAEKAFDLAKEGHQVTVISSGDAGIYGMASLILEHAAKNEVTEIEIEVLPGISALQAAAAKFGAPINHDFCVISLSDLLTPWKKIERRIRAAAEADFVTAVFNPKSRERYWQLHRLKEIFLSERDPKAPVGIARQVSRPEETLEVSTLGEFDPETLDMFSLLIIGNSQSFVAGNRIITPRGYFAEEPESSEEALPIGQSIMRKSFQTIYGELQSHDYPTDKLWAMIHTIHTTADFEYEHLFYTSPGAIATWHEKLTAGGAVIVTDVTMALSGLRKAALSKHSVTAMCYLSDPRVPEMAEKHGITRTQAGIRLAVEEHPTALFVIGNAPTALIELVALVRSGKATPTGIVGAPVGFVNVEESKWRLKSLANIPKAIVEGRKGGSSVAATIVNAAFSYADAPAMMPGRDV, encoded by the coding sequence ATGTCAGGAAAAATTACCGTTGTGGGTTTAGGCCCGGGTCACGAAAATTTGCTAACCGGAGAAGTCCGGCATGCGATTGAAAACGCCAGCGCAATTGTTGGCTACCGCTACTATTTCGAGTTAATCGAACATTTAATTCCCGCCGACGCCCTGCGCATCAGTAACGGAATGAAGCAGGAAACAGCTCGCGCAGAAAAAGCTTTTGATTTGGCAAAAGAAGGACATCAGGTAACGGTGATTAGTTCTGGTGATGCTGGCATTTATGGGATGGCTTCGCTCATTTTAGAACATGCTGCGAAAAATGAGGTAACGGAAATTGAGATTGAAGTTTTGCCTGGAATCAGTGCGCTACAAGCAGCAGCGGCAAAGTTTGGCGCGCCGATTAATCACGACTTTTGCGTGATTTCGCTTTCCGATTTGCTCACGCCTTGGAAGAAAATCGAGCGCCGGATTCGTGCAGCGGCGGAAGCCGACTTTGTGACGGCGGTCTTTAACCCGAAAAGCAGGGAGCGCTATTGGCAACTGCATCGCCTGAAGGAAATTTTTCTTAGCGAGCGCGACCCGAAGGCGCCTGTCGGCATTGCGCGGCAAGTTTCCAGACCGGAAGAAACGCTTGAGGTTAGCACGCTCGGCGAGTTTGACCCCGAAACGCTCGATATGTTTAGCCTGCTGATTATCGGTAATTCGCAATCGTTCGTGGCGGGAAACCGCATCATCACACCGCGCGGCTATTTTGCCGAAGAGCCGGAATCGTCGGAAGAGGCGCTGCCCATCGGTCAGTCCATCATGCGAAAAAGTTTTCAGACCATTTATGGCGAGTTGCAAAGTCACGATTACCCGACGGACAAGCTTTGGGCGATGATTCACACGATTCACACCACCGCCGATTTTGAATACGAGCACCTTTTCTACACCTCGCCGGGCGCGATTGCAACGTGGCATGAAAAGCTGACGGCGGGCGGCGCGGTCATCGTCACCGATGTCACGATGGCGCTTTCCGGTTTGCGCAAGGCCGCACTTTCCAAACATTCGGTCACGGCGATGTGCTACCTCAGCGACCCGCGCGTGCCGGAAATGGCCGAAAAGCACGGCATCACGCGCACGCAAGCGGGCATTCGGCTGGCCGTAGAAGAGCATCCGACCGCGCTCTTCGTCATCGGCAATGCACCGACGGCGCTCATCGAGCTGGTCGCGCTCGTGCGAAGCGGCAAGGCGACACCGACGGGCATTGTCGGCGCACCGGTCGGCTTCGTCAATGTGGAAGAATCCAAATGGCGACTTAAATCGCTGGCGAACATTCCGAAAGCAATTGTAGAAGGGCGAAAGGGCGGCAGCTCCGTCGCGGCCACGATCGTCAACGCCGCATTCAGCTACGCCGACGCGCCCGCAATGATGCCGGGACGGGATGTTTGA